In one Choloepus didactylus isolate mChoDid1 chromosome 1, mChoDid1.pri, whole genome shotgun sequence genomic region, the following are encoded:
- the TFRC gene encoding transferrin receptor protein 1 — protein sequence MMDQARSAFSTLFGGEPLSYTRFSLARQVDGDNSHVEMKLAADEEENGDSNMGGNHANVTKPRRFGGTICYGIIAIIIFFLIGFMIGYLGYCKRAEAKTKCEKPAVTESSDTEETENSEAEEYFPETPHLFWGDLKTMLSQKLDPAAFTSTIKKLNENLYIPREAGSQKEENLAFFIENKFREYKLSKAWHDEHFVKIQVKGSADQNSVSVMSVDGNSFSLVENPEGYVAYSKATTVTGKLVHVNFGTKNDFEKSDSSVNGSLVIVRAGKITFAEKVANAESFNAAGVLIYMDHAMFPIVKADLPLFGHAHLGTGDPYTPGFPSFNHTQFPPSQSSGLPNIPVQTISRAGAEKLFGYMEGDCPSIWKTDSSCKLLSLENKNVKLTVKNVLKETKIFNIFGVIKGFEEPDRYVVVGAQRDAWGSGAAKSSVGTALLLELARIFSDMVLKGGFKPKRSIVFASWSAGEFGAVGATEWLEGYLSTLHLKAFTYINLDKAVLGTGNLKVSASPLLYSLIEKTMQDVKHPITGQTIYWDSNWTNNVEKLSIDNAAFPFLAYSGIPAVSFRFGEDTDYPYLGTTMDTYEVLSQKIPQLNKMACAAAEVAGQLIIKLIHDIELNLDYEKYNDKLLLFLKDIKEFKANIKEMNLTLQWLYSARGDFFRAVSKLTTDFRNAEKADKFVMREINNRIMKVEYHFLSPYVSPRDSPFRHIFWGSGSHTLSALLENLKLRQKNSNAFNETLLRNQLALITWTIQGAANALSGDIWDIDNEF from the exons ATGATGGATCAAGCCAGATCAGCATTCTCTACTTTG TTTGGTGGAGAGCCATTGTCGTATACCCGGTTTAGTCTGGCTCGACAGGTAGATGGTGATAACAGTCATGTGGAGATGAAACTGGCTGcagatgaagaagaaaatggTGACAGTAACATGGGGGGTAATCATGCCAACGTCACAAAACCAAGAAGGTTTGGTGGAACTATCTGCTATGGAATTATTGCTATCAtcatctttttcttgattg GATTTATGATTGGCTACTTGGGCTATTGTAAACGTGCAGAAGCAAAAACTAAGTGTGAGAAACCGGCAGTAACAGAATCTTCAGACACAGAAGAGACAGAGAACTCAGAGGCAGAAGAGTATTTCCCTGAAACACCTCACTTATTTTGGGGAGATCTCAAAACAATGTTGTCACAGAAACTGGATCCCGCAGCGTTCACCAGCACCATCAA GAAGCTGAATGAAAATCTATATATCCCTCGAGAAGCTGGatctcaaaaagaagaaaatcttgcattttttattgaaaataaattccGTGAATATAAACTCAGCAAAGCCTGGCATGATGAACATTTTGTTAAGATTCAGGTCAAAGGCAG TGCTGATCAAAACTCGGTGTCCGTGATGAGTGTAGACGGTAACTCGTTCTCCCTGGTGGAGAATCCTGAGGGCTATGTGGCCTATAGTAAAGCTACGACAGTTACT GGTAAACTGGTCCATGTTAATTTTGGCACTAAAAATGACTTTGAGAAGTCAGATTCTTCTGTGAATGGATCTTTAGTGATTGTTAGAGCTGGGAAGATCACTTTTGCAGAAAAG gtTGCAAATGCTGAAAGCTTTAATGCAGCTGGTGTTTTGATATACATGGACCATGCTATGTTTCCCATTGTTAAGGCAGACCTTCCACTCTTTGGGCAT GCTCATCTGGGAACAGGTGACCCTTAtacacctggattcccttccttTAATCACACTCAGTTTCCACCATCTCAGTCATCAGGATTGCCTAACATACCTGTCCAAACTATTTCCAGAGCTGGTGCAGAAAAGCTGTTTGG ATATATGGAAGGAGACTGTCCTTCTATTTGGAAAACAGACTCTTCCTGCAAATTGCTATCCTTAGAAAATAAGAATGTGAAGCTCACTGTGAAAAATGTGCTGAAAGAGACaaaaatttttaacatctttGGTGTTATCAAAGGCTTTGAAGAACCAG accgGTATGTTGTGGTAGGGGCCCAGAGAGATGCCTGGGGTTCTGGAGCTGCAAAATCCAGTGTAGGAACAGCTCTTCTCTTGGAACTTGCCCGGATATTCTCAGATATGGTCTTAAAAG GTGGGTTTAAACCCAAAAGAAGCATTGTCTTTGCCAGCTGGAGTGCTGGAGAATTTGGAGCTGTTGGTGCCACTGAATGGCTAGAG ggaTACCTTTCCACTTTGCATTTAAAGGCTTTTACGTACATTAATCTGGATAAAGCTGTTCTTG GTACCGGCAACCTCAAGGTTTCTGCAAGCCCACTGTTGTATTCACTTATTGAGAAAACGATGCAAGAT gtGAAACATCCAATTACTGGACAGACTATATACTGGGATAGCAACTGGACCAACAACGT TGAGAAACTTTCTATTGATAATGCTGCTTTCCCTTTCCTTGCGTATTCTGGAATCCCAGCAGTTTCTTTCCGTTTTGGTGAG GACACAGATTATCCTTATTTGGGCACTACCATGGATACCTATGAAGTTCTGAGTCAGAAAATTCCTCAGTTGAACAAAATGGCATGTGCAGCAGCAGAAGTGGCTGGCCAGCTCATAATTAAACTTATCCATGACATTGAATTGAACTTGGACTATGAGAAGTATAATgacaaattacttttatttttgaaggatattaaaGAATTCAAAGCAAACATAAAG GAGATGAATCTGACTCTGCAGTGGCTGTATTCTGCACGTGGAGACTTTTTCCGTGCTGTTTCGAAACTAACAACCGATTTCAGGAATGCCGAGAAAGCAGACAAATTTGTCATGAGGGAAATTAATAACCGTATCATGAAA gtGGAATATCACTTCCTCTCACCTTATGTATCTCCAAGGGATTCTCCCTTCCGACATATCTTCTGGGGCTCTGGCTCTCACACTCTGTCAGCTTTACTAGAGAACTTGAAGCTGCGTCAGAAAAATAGCAATGCTTTTAATGAAACACTCCTGAGAAACCAATTGGCTCTAATTACTTGGACTATTCAGGGTGCTGCAAATGCCCTCTCTGGTGACATTTGGGACATTGACAATGAGTTTTAG